One region of Cucurbita pepo subsp. pepo cultivar mu-cu-16 chromosome LG03, ASM280686v2, whole genome shotgun sequence genomic DNA includes:
- the LOC111790011 gene encoding sm-like protein LSM7: MSGRKETVLDLAKFVDKGVQVKLTGGRQVTGTLKGYDQLLNLVLDEAIEFLRDSDDPLKTTDQTRRLGLIVCRGTAVMLVSPVDGTDEIANPFIQPDGA; encoded by the exons ATG TctggaagaaaagaaactgtTCTGGATTTGGCTAAGTTTGTAGACAAGGGCGTCCAAGTGAAGCTTACCGGCGGCAGACAAG TTACTGGAACGCTAAAAGGATATGATCAATTGCTGAACCTTGTGCTGGATGAAGCTATAGAGTTTTTAAGAG ATTCTGATGATCCGTTGAAGACAACAGATCAAACCAGACGTCTTGGCCTAATT GTCTGCAGGGGGACTGCCGTAATGCTTGTGTCTCCAGTTGATGGTACAGACGAGATTGCTAACCCCTTTATCCAACCGGATGGTGCATAG